One region of Salvia miltiorrhiza cultivar Shanhuang (shh) chromosome 3, IMPLAD_Smil_shh, whole genome shotgun sequence genomic DNA includes:
- the LOC131017610 gene encoding myb family transcription factor APL-like isoform X2 yields MLNLCSWGIASSWSWWRAGPSGRRAGGDRAAAGRRPRRWISSRRNRACSSGKMCRFAEALRMQMEVQRKLEQKMEVQRHLQMRIEAQGRYLQSVLNKAKETQHHLLHSASDHSSLSKAKQKVK; encoded by the exons ATGTTGAACCTCTGTTCATGGGGAATTGCTAGTTCATGGAGCTGGTGGCGGGCTGGACCTTCTGGGCGAAGGGCCGGTGGAGATAGGGCTGCGGCTGGGCGGCGTCCAAGGCGCTGGATCTCGAGCCGAAGAAATCGAGCCTGCTCCTCGGGAAAGA TGTGCAGATTTGCGGAAGCTCTGAGAATGCAGATGGAGGTGCAGAGGAAGCTGGAGCAGAAAATGGAGGTGCAGAGACATTTGCAGATGAGAATCGAAGCTCAAGGAAGGTACCTGCAGTCGGTGCTCAACAAGGCCAAGGAGACTCAACATCACCTGCTCCACTCCGCCTCGGACCACAGCTCTCTCAGTAAAGCAAAGCAAAAAG TGAAATGA
- the LOC131017594 gene encoding F-box protein At3g07870-like, with product MESVRIVGCCNGLVCCCIDLRRGRFLLWNPATRISMELPQLVLENRDRPSSISGFGWDESSGAYKVFVVLLSSRKFMGRVYSSNTNSWKTVEFFDIGLIHSKAHFVSGKLHWLHIKNTDETDNYEIATFDLKKEEFGVMKLPRGAKSVRLGVNEGRLTMILEKKRTDFDVWVMKQDCWVKVRDGVVYEPCEILPSVAPFCAVDEAEIRLVRGSNFKLYDQARDDVHSQMKKIRDSLQTHLYIESLVSPVPDKNMCRAI from the coding sequence ATGGAGTCCGTCCGTATAGTGGGGTGCTGTAATGGGCTGGTCTGCTGCTGCATTGATCTCAGGAGAGGGCGTTTCTTACTATGGAATCCTGCCACCAGAATCTCCATGGAATTACCACAATTGGTATTAGAGAATAGAGACCGGCCCTCGTCCATATCCGGATTCGGTTGGGATGAATCGAGCGGTGCATACAAGGTGTTTGTGGTTTTGCTTAGCAGTAGAAAGTTTATGGGTAGAGTTTATAGTTCAAACACAAATTCATGGAAAACAGTCGAGTTTTTTGATATCGGTTTGATACATAGTAAGGCGCATTTTGTGAGTGGAAAGCTTCATTGGCTTCACATTAAGAATACAGATGAGACGGATAATTATGAAATTGCTacatttgatttgaagaaggaGGAGTTTGGAGTGATGAAGCTTCCACGTGGCGCAAAATCAGTGCGCTTGGGCGTGAACGAGGGTCGCCTTACCATGATATTAGAAAAGAAGAGAACAGACTTTGATGTGTGGGTAATGAAGCAGGATTGTTGGGTGAAAGTGAGGGATGGTGTTGTTTATGAGCCTTGTGAAATTCTTCCATCCGTAGCCCCATTTTGCGCAGTCGACGAGGCGGAGATTCGGCTAGTTCGAGGGTCGAATTTTAAGCTCTACGATCAAGCACGAGATGATGTGCATTCGCAGATGAAGAAAATTAGAGATTCCTTGCAAACGCATCTCTACATCGAAAGTTTAGTCTCTCCGGTCCCCGACAAGAATATGTGCCGAGCGATTTGA
- the LOC131017610 gene encoding myb family transcription factor APL-like isoform X1, whose amino-acid sequence MLNLCSWGIASSWSWWRAGPSGRRAGGDRAAAGRRPRRWISSRRNRACSSGKMCRFAEALRMQMEVQRKLEQKMEVQRHLQMRIEAQGRYLQSVLNKAKETQHHLLHSASDHSSLSKAKQKGTLMNTSRLCVLCNNRKQQG is encoded by the exons ATGTTGAACCTCTGTTCATGGGGAATTGCTAGTTCATGGAGCTGGTGGCGGGCTGGACCTTCTGGGCGAAGGGCCGGTGGAGATAGGGCTGCGGCTGGGCGGCGTCCAAGGCGCTGGATCTCGAGCCGAAGAAATCGAGCCTGCTCCTCGGGAAAGA TGTGCAGATTTGCGGAAGCTCTGAGAATGCAGATGGAGGTGCAGAGGAAGCTGGAGCAGAAAATGGAGGTGCAGAGACATTTGCAGATGAGAATCGAAGCTCAAGGAAGGTACCTGCAGTCGGTGCTCAACAAGGCCAAGGAGACTCAACATCACCTGCTCCACTCCGCCTCGGACCACAGCTCTCTCAGTAAAGCAAAGCAAAAAG GCACTCTCATGAATACCTCCAGGTTGTGTGTGCTTTGTAATAACCGCAAACAGCAGGGGTGA
- the LOC131017610 gene encoding myb family transcription factor PHL8-like isoform X3 — protein MMCRFAEALRMQMEVQRKLEQKMEVQRHLQMRIEAQGRYLQSVLNKAKETQHHLLHSASDHSSLSKAKQKDSEMNYAGNRRIFSKEDKGIVCAI, from the exons ATGA TGTGCAGATTTGCGGAAGCTCTGAGAATGCAGATGGAGGTGCAGAGGAAGCTGGAGCAGAAAATGGAGGTGCAGAGACATTTGCAGATGAGAATCGAAGCTCAAGGAAGGTACCTGCAGTCGGTGCTCAACAAGGCCAAGGAGACTCAACATCACCTGCTCCACTCCGCCTCGGACCACAGCTCTCTCAGTAAAGCAAAGCAAAAAG ACAGTGAAATGAATTATGCCGGAAATAGGAGGATATTCAGCAAGGAAGACAAGGGGATTGTGTGTgcaatttag